The genomic DNA AGGCCTACACCGCCACCTTCAGCGCCGAAGGGGGGGTGCGGCCCTACGCCTTTAGCCTGGAGGGCAAGCTCCCCCAGGGCCTCGCCTTCCAGGGGGGGCGGATCACGGGAACCCCCAAGGAAAAGGGCCAGTTCCCCTTAACCCTCACGGTGGAGGACGGGGCCAAGAATAGCCGGGTGCAGCGGCTTACCCTTACCGTCTCCGACCCGCCCCCGCCCCGGCTCACCCTGGTGGCCCCGCCCGCCCAGGTGGAGGGGCCCTTCCTCCTCTTGGGCCGCATAGAGGTGCGGGAGGCCTTGGGGTTTCAGCTGGACCTGCCCCTAAAGGACCTGGTGCCGGACCTTTCTAGTTTCAAGGCCCTAAGCCCCGTTTACCTCCTGGACTACGACCCTGAGGCAGGTCTTTTGCGGCTGGATATGGCCTTTCTTAGGCCGGTGAAGGACCAGGAGGCCTTCCGCCTCCTTATCACCCCGCAAAAGCCCCTTACCCCAAGGCTTGCCCCCCGGGTGGTCCTGTACGACAAGGAGGGGAAGGCCATGGGCGAGGCCCTTAGGCGGGGCAAGCCCTTTGCCGAACTCCTAGGGCTAGCCCAGAACTGGGGTAAGGAGGGGAAGGAGCTTAAAGGGGACCTGAACGGGGACGGTAAGGTGGAAGGCGCCGACCTCCAGGCCCTGGGCCAGGGCTACTTCCCCAAGGTCACCGCCCCGGTGCCCCCTGGGGGTGCCCCTCCGGCTGGACAGGAAGAGGCCCCACCTCCACCCCAGGAGCAAGGCTCCCCCTGAGACCGTGGGGATGGGGCTTGCACGGGGGTTTTAGGCCAGGCAAGGCGGGGTGGTGTCACAGGGCCTTGCGGATGGCCTCGGCGTCTTCCCGGCGAAAGCCATAGAGGGTGACCTCGAGGGTATCCGGGGCCTTCTTGATCTCCGAAAGCATCACCCGGGCCACCTCCTCCACGGGAAGCCCCCCCACCCCGGTGCCCAAAAGGGGAAAGGCCACCGTCCTTAGCCCTAGCTCCACCGCCTTTTCCAAGGCGCTTCGGGTGGCCTGGCGCACGGTTTCCAGGCTGGCGGGCTCATCCCCCAAGACGGCGGCATGGATCACGTAGCGAACTCCCAGGTTGCCGGCTCCGGTGACCGCGGCTTCTCCCACGCGGATCTTCCCTATACGGTCGCACTCCTCCTGGATGGAGGGGCCCCCTTTCCTTAGGATGGCCCCCGCCACCCCAGCGCCCAGCTTCAAGTGGTTGTTGGCGGCGTTGACGAGGGCATCCCCCCGGAACTCGGTGATGTCCCCTTCTTGGACACGGATGCGGGCCATGTCCCCATTTTCCCGTACAATGGGCCTGATGTCACGGGATATCTTGGGCCTCGAGGGGCGGATCGTCATGGTCACGGGAGCCGGCAGGGGCTTCGGCCGGGCCATTGCCCACGGCTACGGGCGCAATGGGGCCACGGTTATCGCCGTGGACCCCGACGTGGAGATGGCCACCGGCGTGGCCTCGGAGGTGGAGGCCCTGGGGGCCACGGCCATCCCCATTCGGGGCGATATGAGTGTGGTGTTGGACGTGACCAGCACCTTTGAAAAGGTGGAGGAACTCTTTGGCCTACTGGATGGCATCGTCCACGTGACCACCGCCGAGAGCAAGACCCCCTTCGTGGAGCTTCTGGAGGGGGAGTGGTACGACCTCATGAGCCAAGATGTGAAGTCCAGTCTGTACGTGCTCCAGCAGGGGTTGCGCCACCTGGCCGGG from Thermus albus includes the following:
- a CDS encoding putative Ig domain-containing protein encodes the protein MRKLWPLFLLLAACGTQDPTGVGMEPLRLTSTTLPPAYLGEAYTATFSAEGGVRPYAFSLEGKLPQGLAFQGGRITGTPKEKGQFPLTLTVEDGAKNSRVQRLTLTVSDPPPPRLTLVAPPAQVEGPFLLLGRIEVREALGFQLDLPLKDLVPDLSSFKALSPVYLLDYDPEAGLLRLDMAFLRPVKDQEAFRLLITPQKPLTPRLAPRVVLYDKEGKAMGEALRRGKPFAELLGLAQNWGKEGKELKGDLNGDGKVEGADLQALGQGYFPKVTAPVPPGGAPPAGQEEAPPPPQEQGSP
- a CDS encoding macro domain-containing protein; this translates as MARIRVQEGDITEFRGDALVNAANNHLKLGAGVAGAILRKGGPSIQEECDRIGKIRVGEAAVTGAGNLGVRYVIHAAVLGDEPASLETVRQATRSALEKAVELGLRTVAFPLLGTGVGGLPVEEVARVMLSEIKKAPDTLEVTLYGFRREDAEAIRKAL
- a CDS encoding SDR family NAD(P)-dependent oxidoreductase, with the translated sequence MSRDILGLEGRIVMVTGAGRGFGRAIAHGYGRNGATVIAVDPDVEMATGVASEVEALGATAIPIRGDMSVVLDVTSTFEKVEELFGLLDGIVHVTTAESKTPFVELLEGEWYDLMSQDVKSSLYVLQQGLRHLAGGGFVTLVLPPAVRIEPHTLSVRRAVEGLIEGVTRTFPGVRVNGVVPSRDPVSELYDQALVRAALGLGSMVSEGVRGVVLEVELPEPPPSPEIYELLREVP